A part of Helicobacter fennelliae genomic DNA contains:
- a CDS encoding substrate-binding domain-containing protein produces the protein MKIQTTKLETPKFQTKILGAILVAGILTSTVWAAKIHPISREEGSGTRGAFVELFGLLQKVGEKKIDTTTPRAEITNSTAVMLTTIANDKNSIGYVSLGSLNASIKPLKIDGVEPSVANVKDKKYTISRSFNIVTKKHNELASDFIGFIHSEEASSIITKAGYIPVESKSYTPKNPSGKITIAGSSSITPLVEKLKEAYVAQNPKAVIEIQQSDSTTGINATNQGIADIGMVSRELKQGELDLGLEVNVIAIDGLAVIINPSNSLETLSKEQVKEIFNGKITDWDQIK, from the coding sequence ATGAAAATACAAACAACAAAACTCGAAACACCAAAGTTTCAGACAAAAATCTTAGGTGCGATACTTGTCGCAGGGATACTCACAAGCACAGTTTGGGCTGCCAAAATACACCCAATCTCACGAGAAGAAGGTTCAGGAACGAGAGGAGCGTTTGTTGAGCTTTTTGGGTTATTGCAAAAAGTGGGGGAGAAAAAAATAGATACGACCACACCGCGCGCAGAAATCACAAACTCAACTGCTGTTATGCTAACAACAATTGCTAATGATAAAAATAGTATCGGTTATGTGTCTTTGGGCTCTTTGAATGCGTCTATCAAGCCACTCAAAATCGATGGAGTCGAGCCAAGTGTAGCAAATGTTAAAGACAAAAAATACACCATTTCACGATCATTTAATATCGTAACAAAAAAGCACAATGAGCTTGCGAGCGATTTTATCGGGTTTATACATTCTGAAGAAGCCTCTTCTATCATAACCAAAGCCGGATACATTCCCGTAGAATCCAAAAGCTACACACCCAAAAATCCAAGTGGCAAAATCACAATCGCAGGATCTAGCTCAATTACACCATTAGTCGAAAAGCTCAAAGAAGCCTATGTCGCGCAGAATCCAAAAGCAGTGATTGAGATCCAACAATCAGATTCTACAACAGGTATCAACGCTACAAATCAAGGTATCGCTGATATTGGTATGGTTTCAAGAGAGTTGAAGCAGGGTGAGCTTGATTTGGGGCTAGAAGTAAACGTGATCGCTATTGATGGGCTTGCTGTCATCATCAATCCAAGCAATAGCCTAGAGACTTTAAGCAAAGAACAAGTCAAAGAAATCTTTAACGGCAAGATCACAGATTGGGATCAGATTAAATAA
- a CDS encoding NAD(P)/FAD-dependent oxidoreductase, translated as MKRVLLLGAGYANISLLKSLPLMQDTTITLISNNPYHYMSVLLHEVASGERGENVLFGLSGMFDEYINIIQDEILEIQHDKVIGKKNAYEYDILVIGLGFSSDTFGIPGIKEFTLSLVNYKEALVIYETLKQNLAAYKQTKDKSKLQIAVCGGGFSGSELSASLAQELPKMCAKEGIDPTLVKIYCIEAMPEILPMFPEPLSKAGRAYLSKLGVEVLSGSKILECKKGEVIIQNNQGTQSIFAETIIWTAGVKGNEVIEKSSFFESKRSRLEVDGFLNPINQKTPMDHIFVAGDCAAVLDKATQRFFPPTAQIALKQGEYLAKSLSAKLNDEPFSEEFHFESKGTFCSLGKYYGIGMTSNKTFKGKIAIWIKRFIELRWSYKISGLGGILRF; from the coding sequence ATGAAACGTGTTTTACTTCTTGGTGCTGGATATGCAAATATATCATTACTAAAGTCATTGCCTCTTATGCAAGATACCACAATCACCCTTATAAGCAATAATCCATATCATTATATGAGTGTGCTTTTGCATGAAGTGGCAAGTGGCGAACGTGGCGAAAATGTGCTTTTTGGGCTAAGCGGTATGTTTGATGAATACATAAACATCATACAAGATGAGATCCTTGAAATACAGCACGATAAAGTCATAGGCAAAAAAAATGCGTATGAGTATGATATATTGGTTATAGGGCTTGGATTTAGTAGCGATACATTCGGGATTCCGGGTATCAAAGAATTTACCCTATCGCTTGTAAATTACAAAGAAGCACTTGTGATTTATGAGACTTTAAAGCAGAATCTAGCAGCATATAAGCAGACAAAAGACAAATCAAAACTCCAAATCGCTGTCTGTGGTGGTGGATTTAGTGGTAGCGAATTAAGTGCCTCGCTCGCGCAAGAGCTTCCCAAAATGTGCGCCAAAGAAGGTATCGATCCGACTTTAGTCAAAATCTATTGTATCGAGGCGATGCCAGAGATTCTGCCGATGTTTCCAGAACCCTTAAGCAAAGCCGGAAGAGCTTATCTTAGCAAGCTTGGCGTGGAGGTTTTGAGTGGAAGCAAGATTTTGGAGTGCAAAAAAGGCGAAGTGATTATCCAAAACAATCAAGGCACACAATCAATTTTTGCAGAGACAATCATTTGGACAGCAGGCGTCAAAGGCAATGAAGTGATAGAAAAATCTAGCTTTTTTGAGTCCAAACGATCGAGGCTTGAAGTCGATGGATTTTTAAACCCAATCAATCAAAAAACCCCGATGGATCATATTTTTGTGGCTGGAGATTGCGCGGCTGTGCTTGATAAAGCGACACAGAGATTTTTCCCACCAACAGCCCAAATCGCGCTCAAACAAGGCGAATACCTTGCAAAAAGCCTTAGCGCAAAACTCAATGACGAGCCATTTAGCGAGGAGTTTCACTTTGAGTCAAAAGGCACTTTTTGCTCTCTAGGCAAATATTATGGCATAGGTATGACATCAAACAAAACATTCAAAGGCAAAATCGCTATTTGGATTAAAAGATTTATCGAGCTTAGGTGGAGTTATAAAATTAGCGGCTTAGGAGGGATTTTGAGATTTTAG
- a CDS encoding flagellar export protein FliJ — MSKSKSSLLVLKEAKPFIDKLRFNETTGVFKRYNQMKTKFDAILKAQKQKLSICEMKIAKTNAKALALQSAIDAMVAEAAQIEIPQSADFGTLLQIRAMKKSQINDIQSQQIQLAVLKQEVRTLKQEYKHIYMEFEKIKYLQEKEQEHILKALKQKEQKMLDEMGTLLYIKENL, encoded by the coding sequence GTGTCAAAATCAAAATCATCTCTACTGGTGCTGAAAGAAGCCAAACCATTTATCGATAAGCTTAGATTCAATGAAACGACAGGTGTATTTAAGCGATACAATCAGATGAAAACAAAATTTGACGCTATTCTCAAAGCCCAAAAGCAAAAGCTCTCTATATGCGAGATGAAAATAGCCAAGACAAACGCCAAAGCTCTAGCTTTGCAAAGTGCTATCGATGCGATGGTCGCTGAGGCAGCGCAGATTGAGATTCCGCAAAGTGCTGATTTTGGGACATTGCTGCAGATTCGGGCGATGAAAAAATCACAGATTAATGATATACAATCTCAGCAGATACAGCTTGCAGTGCTGAAGCAAGAAGTCCGCACGCTCAAACAAGAATATAAGCATATATATATGGAATTTGAAAAGATAAAATACCTTCAAGAAAAAGAGCAAGAACATATCCTAAAAGCACTCAAGCAAAAAGAGCAAAAAATGCTTGATGAAATGGGAACTTTACTCTACATAAAGGAGAATCTATGA
- a CDS encoding MotE family protein, translating to MTIIKIMKTTQIQFLIMRYIAVLLCGYGIVSALEKQEPDPSKILECNAVFEARKSEIQDSLTLLNERMQGLEAYRNATQNLLDQRESKIKSQEVALEEKIKQIQDVQKKEAQRLEEEKKNIQDLIAQNEALLKSIQTASNNKVAKTFSGMKDSKAAPIIAELEDSEAAEILTSLAPSEMAKILAKMDPKRAAELTKVITKGPPFKTTNTDKPTQDNADNQTSQESQKQQLNFQNNGGV from the coding sequence ATGACTATAATAAAAATAATGAAAACAACTCAAATACAATTTTTGATTATGCGGTATATCGCGGTTTTGCTCTGTGGATATGGGATTGTATCCGCGCTAGAAAAGCAAGAGCCAGATCCAAGCAAGATTCTAGAATGCAATGCTGTATTTGAAGCTAGAAAAAGTGAGATACAAGATAGTCTTACTTTGCTTAATGAGCGTATGCAGGGGCTTGAAGCATATAGAAATGCCACGCAAAATCTCTTAGACCAAAGAGAATCCAAAATCAAAAGCCAAGAAGTTGCGCTAGAGGAGAAAATAAAGCAAATCCAAGACGTCCAAAAAAAAGAAGCCCAACGACTTGAAGAGGAGAAAAAAAATATCCAAGATCTCATCGCCCAAAATGAAGCCTTGCTTAAATCCATACAAACTGCTTCAAATAACAAAGTAGCTAAGACTTTTTCGGGTATGAAGGATTCCAAAGCTGCACCCATTATTGCAGAGCTTGAAGATAGCGAGGCAGCCGAGATTCTCACTTCGCTTGCACCATCTGAAATGGCAAAAATCCTTGCCAAAATGGATCCAAAGCGAGCCGCAGAGCTAACCAAAGTCATCACCAAAGGACCGCCATTTAAAACCACCAATACAGATAAGCCAACCCAAGACAATGCAGACAATCAAACTAGCCAAGAGAGCCAAAAACAGCAGCTCAACTTCCAAAACAATGGTGGCGTGTAG
- a CDS encoding nucleotide sugar dehydrogenase, which yields MKPKNPKSAHTSNIKNTHQANHQINHQIDNATNSARTAESIDSIRIAVLGLGYVGLPLCLEFGKKYRTIGFDTNPQRIAELQEHIDKTTQCQPNDFLDSVYVVFSSDTKALKYANFYIIAVPTPIHNDKTPDISFLLQACEIVGNVLQKDDIVIFESTTYPTCTMNDCVPVLERVSSLKLNCDFFVGYSPERINPSDTLHTLTTIKKITSGSTPLIAQKIDSLYASIISAGTLCVSSIEVAEATKVIENAQRDINIAFVNEMYILLDKLGIDIFEVLQAAQTKWNFMPFYPGLVGGHCISVDPYYLSHIAQKIGYETKIISAGRMINNTMSSVFAQQLLKKMAQAKIEILDSDVLVVGVAFKKDCPDIRNSKVPEVVRELASFGCNVSVCDPLVDKNEVKKAYNIELLDLQDLQRYDGILIVLCHSILESYDFLALLKKNGVIFAINP from the coding sequence ATGAAACCAAAAAATCCAAAATCTGCCCATACAAGCAATATAAAAAACACTCATCAAGCAAATCACCAAATAAATCACCAAATAGACAATGCCACAAATAGCGCGCGTACTGCAGAATCCATAGATTCTATTCGTATCGCTGTTTTGGGGCTAGGATATGTTGGATTGCCTTTGTGTTTGGAATTTGGCAAAAAATATCGCACCATAGGATTTGATACAAACCCTCAAAGAATCGCCGAACTTCAAGAGCATATAGACAAAACGACTCAATGCCAACCCAACGATTTTTTAGATTCTGTATATGTGGTATTTTCAAGCGATACAAAGGCACTCAAATACGCAAACTTCTATATCATCGCTGTGCCAACCCCAATCCACAACGACAAAACTCCTGATATTTCATTTTTGCTTCAAGCCTGTGAGATCGTAGGCAATGTGCTACAAAAAGATGATATTGTCATTTTTGAATCCACAACCTACCCTACTTGCACGATGAATGATTGCGTCCCTGTGCTTGAGCGCGTAAGCTCTTTGAAGCTAAATTGCGACTTTTTTGTGGGGTATTCACCTGAGCGGATAAATCCAAGCGATACCTTGCATACCCTCACAACCATAAAAAAAATCACCTCTGGCTCTACTCCGCTTATCGCGCAAAAAATAGATTCTCTCTATGCATCAATCATTTCTGCTGGAACATTGTGCGTCTCAAGTATCGAAGTAGCCGAAGCGACAAAAGTCATAGAAAACGCCCAGCGCGATATAAATATCGCGTTTGTCAATGAGATGTATATTTTGCTTGATAAGCTTGGAATCGATATTTTTGAGGTTTTGCAAGCAGCGCAGACAAAGTGGAATTTTATGCCATTTTATCCCGGGCTTGTTGGCGGGCATTGTATCAGTGTCGATCCTTACTATCTCTCACATATCGCCCAAAAAATAGGCTATGAGACAAAAATCATCTCCGCAGGAAGAATGATAAATAACACAATGTCAAGCGTATTTGCCCAACAACTCCTCAAAAAAATGGCTCAAGCCAAAATCGAGATTTTAGATTCTGATGTGCTTGTCGTAGGTGTTGCGTTTAAAAAAGATTGCCCTGATATACGAAACTCAAAAGTGCCTGAAGTCGTGCGTGAGCTTGCAAGCTTTGGCTGCAATGTCAGCGTGTGTGATCCATTAGTCGATAAAAACGAAGTCAAAAAGGCATACAATATAGAGCTTTTAGATTTGCAGGATTTGCAAAGATATGATGGAATCTTGATTGTGCTTTGTCATAGCATATTAGAATCGTATGATTTTTTGGCATTGCTGAAAAAAAATGGCGTGATTTTTGCAATAAATCCTTGA
- a CDS encoding acyltransferase, whose product MNTTIHKTMIHQSSFIDERVTIGESVRVWHFCHILSGSIIGDCVNIGQNCMIGPNVIIGCGCKIQNNVSIYEGVKLEEDVFVGPSVVFSNVINPRAFIVRKHQYKPTLLKRGCSIGANATIVCGVEIGEYAFIGAGAVITKDVKNFALMVGNPARQIGWVDKAGIRLEFDERHRAQSAYDGSIYVYKDEAVYLL is encoded by the coding sequence ATGAATACCACAATACACAAAACAATGATCCATCAAAGTAGCTTCATCGATGAGAGAGTAACAATCGGTGAAAGTGTGCGTGTTTGGCATTTTTGCCATATTTTGAGCGGATCGATTATAGGTGATTGTGTGAATATCGGGCAAAATTGTATGATAGGACCAAATGTAATAATTGGCTGTGGGTGCAAAATCCAAAACAATGTCAGCATATATGAGGGTGTAAAACTAGAAGAAGATGTGTTTGTAGGTCCTAGCGTGGTGTTTAGCAATGTCATCAATCCACGTGCATTTATCGTGCGCAAACATCAATACAAGCCTACACTACTCAAAAGAGGCTGCTCAATTGGCGCAAATGCAACCATTGTCTGTGGTGTTGAAATCGGAGAGTATGCGTTCATAGGTGCTGGCGCGGTGATTACAAAAGATGTGAAAAATTTTGCTCTTATGGTTGGAAATCCTGCGCGACAAATTGGCTGGGTGGATAAAGCGGGTATAAGATTAGAATTTGATGAGAGACACAGAGCGCAAAGTGCGTATGATGGAAGCATATATGTGTATAAAGATGAGGCTGTATATCTGCTATGA
- a CDS encoding sensor histidine kinase — translation MSITSSLSPSSIPPKQPKSLRTKIFYSIFGVATLIEILVFIFLGIAFDRMLEKQAFENLKNEALQIKLQMQNSNYLNFWSHYPYRITLVDSSGKVLYDNRLLAEDLPNHLSHQEIQEALSTKQSASSKRFSQSLNQKTLYYAIFLPEYNLILRVATSQNQMYQTQLDFVPYMLCIIFITLIASFGFAWYFTKSIINPINALGSLESKETLLQIPYIELSGFISKIYTQKKKIKKQLKIISLKQQEFEAISQNIDEGFMRLNAIGEVLSFNHKAQKIFAQTEIGLNVTLHEDFLKYFKHIDFSSPQIQTSEQQINGLYIEMITFPIHSKSKFNGFVVLLLDKSADFKIQNLRKEFSANVTHELKTPLSVIIASSEMIKNNMILPQDLPEFADKIYLESTRLLDIINDILKLSFFDEGTQHLEKSLIDLYALSKLVLKSLENPAQQKNISLRVIGEKCEVLGIENLLWDMIYNLCENAIKYNIEGGSVEICTSKQNNKAILSIKDSGIGIPKESLDRVFERFYRVDKGRSKKFGGTGLGLSIVKHIALYHNAKITLNSEVGAGSEVIVTFDL, via the coding sequence ATGTCTATTACATCATCTTTATCGCCATCATCTATACCGCCAAAGCAGCCCAAAAGTCTAAGAACTAAGATTTTTTATTCTATTTTTGGTGTTGCTACATTGATTGAGATTCTCGTGTTTATTTTTCTTGGCATCGCCTTTGATCGCATGCTCGAAAAGCAAGCGTTTGAAAATCTCAAAAACGAAGCCCTGCAAATCAAACTCCAAATGCAAAATAGCAATTATTTAAATTTTTGGTCGCATTATCCATATCGTATCACACTTGTAGATTCTAGTGGAAAGGTGCTTTATGATAATCGTCTCTTAGCCGAAGATTTGCCAAACCACCTCTCACATCAAGAGATACAAGAAGCCCTATCGACAAAGCAAAGCGCAAGCTCAAAGCGATTTTCACAATCGCTCAACCAAAAAACTTTATATTATGCTATCTTTTTGCCAGAATATAATCTCATCTTGCGCGTCGCAACAAGCCAAAACCAAATGTATCAGACACAATTAGATTTTGTGCCATATATGCTATGTATTATTTTTATCACGCTTATTGCAAGCTTTGGCTTTGCGTGGTATTTCACAAAATCTATCATCAATCCAATTAACGCGCTCGGATCGCTAGAATCCAAAGAAACACTTTTGCAAATCCCATACATAGAGCTTTCCGGCTTTATCTCCAAAATCTACACACAAAAGAAAAAAATCAAAAAACAACTCAAAATTATCTCACTCAAACAGCAAGAATTTGAAGCCATAAGCCAAAACATAGATGAGGGATTTATGCGCTTAAATGCGATTGGCGAGGTGCTTTCATTCAACCACAAAGCCCAAAAAATCTTTGCGCAGACAGAAATTGGTCTTAATGTTACTTTGCACGAGGATTTTTTGAAGTATTTTAAGCATATCGACTTCTCCTCGCCACAAATCCAAACAAGCGAGCAGCAAATCAATGGGCTTTATATCGAGATGATTACTTTTCCGATCCACTCCAAAAGTAAATTTAATGGATTTGTCGTGCTTTTGCTTGATAAAAGTGCGGATTTCAAAATCCAAAATCTACGCAAAGAATTCAGCGCAAATGTTACCCACGAGCTAAAAACCCCGCTAAGCGTGATTATCGCAAGTAGTGAAATGATAAAAAATAATATGATTCTGCCGCAGGATTTACCAGAATTTGCAGACAAAATCTACCTTGAATCCACGCGCCTACTTGACATTATCAATGATATTTTAAAGCTTTCGTTTTTTGATGAGGGGACGCAACATCTTGAAAAATCTCTGATTGATTTGTATGCGCTCTCAAAGCTTGTCCTCAAATCGCTTGAAAATCCAGCCCAGCAAAAAAACATCTCACTTCGCGTGATAGGCGAGAAATGCGAGGTGCTAGGGATAGAGAATCTACTTTGGGATATGATTTATAATCTATGTGAAAATGCGATTAAATACAATATCGAGGGCGGAAGTGTGGAGATTTGCACATCAAAGCAAAACAACAAAGCAATTTTGAGTATCAAAGATAGCGGGATAGGCATTCCTAAAGAGTCGCTAGATAGGGTATTTGAGCGATTTTATCGTGTGGATAAAGGCAGGAGCAAAAAATTTGGTGGCACAGGTCTTGGACTCTCAATCGTCAAGCACATCGCATTGTATCACAACGCCAAAATCACCCTAAATAGCGAAGTAGGCGCAGGAAGCGAGGTGATTGTTACATTTGATCTCTAA
- a CDS encoding NAD(P)-binding protein, translating to MQRRGFLNGMALGIVATLSPSNVLFGNTKSPNTTHPIHAKFYQDSAYPPSLLGLRGSDNASYASAHLLRDGKKFELENIPVSEEYDLVVVGSGISGLSAACLYKEKHQNARILILDNHDDFGGHARRNEFIFEYNGTHYKILSYGGSESLQSPKSLYSKEVVDFLERFGLGIDNLAKGFDVGFYQRKGLKRGVYFDKTIFGEHKIIVGNPSKMVSDDVPQELHNTISFKDFVNQFPLSAQDKKLLRQLFESPKDYLAKLTKAQKQTYLEKTSYLEFLETKVGLSKQALKYFDGISDDFSALGIDAISCEEARESFLPGFSNLGLDDEDLVYGDLYIHHAPDGNATIARLLVKYLIPQVAPNAKQNLNDIILAQFDYSKLDPANISKHFTPTSEHNVRLRLKSTAIHVIDSQNSAQVCYIKDNALHKVQAKKVIMANYNSMIPYIIPSLPQAQKEALSQNVKTPLLYARVILRDWQSFMKLGVYDFYAPSMPFVRVSLDYPVNLGGYHHPINPNQPICINMICSPVALARRNMDLRGMNARDQARVARHLLHDMSFASIEEMMRSQLQAMLGNYGFKQDDILAITLNRWAHCYSYSFNPLFDDKDEFERTMTLARKPFGNIAIANSDSGYGAYIHTAIEQAMRAVQEIS from the coding sequence ATGCAACGTAGAGGTTTTTTGAATGGAATGGCTTTAGGTATCGTTGCGACACTCTCGCCATCAAATGTTCTTTTTGGTAATACAAAATCACCCAATACCACTCACCCCATACATGCAAAATTTTATCAAGACTCAGCCTATCCGCCCTCACTTCTTGGACTGCGAGGAAGCGATAATGCAAGCTATGCAAGCGCACATTTACTCCGTGATGGCAAAAAGTTTGAGCTTGAAAATATCCCTGTGAGCGAAGAGTATGATTTGGTTGTCGTTGGAAGTGGCATAAGCGGGCTAAGTGCTGCTTGTCTTTACAAAGAAAAACACCAAAACGCTAGAATCTTGATTTTGGATAATCATGATGACTTTGGCGGACATGCAAGACGCAATGAATTTATATTTGAATACAATGGAACGCATTATAAAATCTTAAGCTATGGTGGAAGCGAGAGTTTGCAATCTCCAAAAAGCCTGTATTCTAAAGAAGTTGTAGATTTTTTGGAGCGATTTGGATTAGGGATTGATAATCTTGCAAAAGGATTTGATGTAGGATTTTATCAGCGCAAGGGGTTAAAAAGAGGTGTGTATTTTGATAAAACTATCTTTGGAGAGCACAAAATAATCGTAGGTAACCCTTCAAAAATGGTTAGTGATGATGTGCCACAAGAGCTCCACAATACAATCTCATTCAAAGATTTTGTTAATCAATTTCCACTCTCTGCTCAAGATAAAAAACTCTTGCGACAACTTTTTGAATCACCAAAAGATTATCTTGCTAAACTCACCAAAGCACAAAAGCAAACATACCTTGAAAAAACAAGTTATTTGGAGTTTTTGGAGACAAAAGTCGGGCTTTCCAAACAAGCACTCAAATATTTTGATGGCATAAGCGATGATTTTAGTGCATTAGGCATTGATGCGATTAGCTGCGAGGAAGCACGAGAATCTTTTTTGCCCGGATTTAGCAATCTTGGCTTAGATGATGAGGATTTGGTTTATGGAGATTTGTATATTCATCATGCCCCTGATGGCAATGCAACAATCGCTAGACTTTTAGTCAAATATCTTATCCCGCAAGTCGCCCCAAACGCAAAGCAGAATCTAAATGACATTATCTTGGCTCAATTTGATTATTCAAAGCTTGATCCTGCCAATATATCCAAACACTTTACGCCTACATCAGAGCACAATGTGCGCTTAAGACTCAAAAGCACAGCAATACATGTCATAGATTCTCAAAATAGCGCGCAAGTGTGCTATATCAAAGATAATGCCCTGCATAAAGTGCAAGCCAAAAAAGTCATCATGGCAAATTATAATAGCATGATCCCCTACATTATCCCCTCACTGCCACAAGCGCAAAAAGAAGCATTAAGCCAAAATGTCAAAACGCCATTATTATACGCACGAGTGATTTTGCGCGATTGGCAAAGCTTTATGAAGCTTGGTGTTTATGATTTTTATGCGCCTTCAATGCCCTTTGTGCGCGTAAGCCTTGACTATCCTGTAAATCTTGGTGGCTATCATCACCCCATAAATCCAAATCAGCCAATCTGTATCAATATGATCTGCTCGCCTGTGGCATTAGCAAGAAGAAATATGGATTTGCGCGGAATGAATGCAAGAGATCAAGCAAGAGTAGCGCGACATTTGCTCCATGATATGAGTTTTGCAAGCATAGAGGAGATGATGCGATCGCAGTTGCAAGCTATGCTAGGTAATTATGGGTTCAAACAAGATGATATTTTAGCTATCACACTCAATCGCTGGGCGCACTGCTATTCATATAGCTTTAATCCGCTCTTTGATGACAAAGATGAGTTTGAACGCACAATGACGCTTGCTAGAAAGCCATTTGGTAATATCGCGATTGCAAATTCAGATTCTGGATATGGAGCATATATCCATACTGCCATAGAGCAAGCTATGCGCGCTGTCCAAGAAATATCATAA
- a CDS encoding adenylosuccinate synthase has translation MADLVVGIQWGDEGKGKIVDALAGDYDYVVRYQGGHNAGHTIVVNGKKYALHLVPSGILYPHCKNIIGNGVVIEPNAFVSEIAQFSNLEGRLFISDKAHLILPYHQMLDLANEKNTKKAIGTTGKGIGPSYTDKTSRVGIRVCDLYNKATLEEKICLNLERIACFMELKKETLPNPKTILENLNAIANEILKYATDTTQLLWEAIDRNQKILLEGAQGSMLDIDHGTYPFVTSSTTIASGACNGSGLPPKEIHNVLGIMKAYCTRVGNGPFPSKDFGEEGRILQKNGYEFGTTTGRARRCGFFDVIVAKYASRLNGCNEIALMKLDVLDGFDEIKVCTAYEYKSKLITYVPTDLENVRPKYESLKGWEGSAGITQWNDLPQNAKNYIQFIEDHIGVKIKIISTGAERSQTIYR, from the coding sequence ATGGCAGATTTAGTAGTAGGTATCCAATGGGGAGATGAGGGCAAGGGCAAAATCGTTGATGCGCTTGCTGGGGATTATGATTATGTCGTGCGCTATCAAGGCGGGCATAATGCCGGGCATACAATTGTTGTTAATGGCAAAAAATACGCACTTCATCTCGTTCCATCAGGCATTTTGTATCCGCATTGCAAAAACATCATCGGCAATGGCGTGGTGATAGAACCAAATGCGTTTGTATCAGAGATCGCGCAGTTTAGCAATCTTGAAGGGCGACTTTTTATTAGCGATAAGGCGCATTTGATTTTGCCATATCATCAAATGCTCGATCTTGCAAACGAAAAAAACACCAAAAAAGCCATAGGCACTACGGGAAAGGGAATCGGACCAAGCTATACAGATAAGACTTCACGGGTTGGGATTCGTGTTTGTGATTTGTATAATAAAGCTACTTTGGAGGAAAAAATATGCCTCAATCTTGAAAGAATCGCGTGTTTTATGGAGCTTAAAAAAGAGACATTACCAAATCCAAAGACAATCTTAGAGAATCTTAATGCGATTGCAAATGAGATTCTCAAATACGCAACTGATACGACACAACTGCTTTGGGAAGCCATTGATCGTAATCAAAAGATTCTGCTTGAGGGCGCGCAAGGCAGTATGCTTGATATTGATCATGGCACTTATCCATTTGTAACAAGCTCGACAACGATCGCTTCTGGCGCGTGCAATGGGAGTGGCTTACCACCAAAAGAGATACATAATGTGCTAGGGATTATGAAAGCTTACTGCACGCGCGTGGGTAATGGACCATTTCCAAGTAAGGATTTTGGCGAAGAGGGCAGAATCTTACAAAAAAATGGCTATGAATTTGGCACGACAACAGGACGCGCGAGGCGATGTGGGTTTTTTGATGTGATCGTGGCAAAATACGCAAGCAGGCTTAATGGCTGCAATGAAATAGCCTTAATGAAGCTTGATGTGCTTGATGGCTTTGATGAGATCAAAGTATGCACGGCGTATGAATACAAATCTAAACTCATCACTTATGTGCCAACAGATCTAGAAAATGTCCGCCCCAAATATGAGTCGCTCAAAGGCTGGGAGGGAAGTGCTGGTATCACGCAATGGAATGATTTGCCACAGAATGCAAAAAACTACATTCAGTTTATCGAGGATCATATTGGTGTCAAAATCAAAATCATCTCTACTGGTGCTGAAAGAAGCCAAACCATTTATCGATAA